One genomic region from Deinococcus sp. JMULE3 encodes:
- a CDS encoding transposase encodes MAFKIDERTLADWVRKAGEHAQRVHEHLVCQGQLHLGQVQADELWCRTQRGVRWLATAVCVSSRLLLWGALAAERTHALIAEVVNQVHCAAQLQSPVLWATDGYGAWKTQVLRMFRTPRHTGRRGRPALVPWAELHIVQVVKRTSRDRIERRIAFGDLFEALHLIEASQGRPGTVNTAFVERLNATLRTWLPALVRRSRHAGSDGERLERHFFLVLAAYNLIRPHRSLRVQVNGRWVDRTPGMAAGVTDHAWTVAELLRYRIEPFVEAA; translated from the coding sequence CGAGCGCACACTGGCCGACTGGGTGAGGAAAGCCGGTGAACACGCGCAGCGTGTTCACGAGCACCTTGTCTGTCAGGGCCAGTTGCATCTCGGGCAGGTGCAGGCGGACGAACTCTGGTGTCGGACCCAACGGGGCGTGCGGTGGCTGGCAACGGCCGTCTGCGTCTCCTCACGACTGCTCCTGTGGGGTGCGTTGGCTGCTGAGCGAACGCACGCCCTGATCGCCGAGGTCGTGAATCAGGTGCACTGCGCTGCACAGCTTCAATCACCAGTGCTGTGGGCAACAGATGGATACGGCGCGTGGAAAACACAGGTTCTCAGGATGTTCCGGACGCCGCGGCACACTGGGCGCCGTGGGCGCCCAGCGTTGGTGCCCTGGGCGGAGTTGCACATCGTGCAGGTCGTGAAACGAACCTCCCGTGACCGAATCGAGCGACGCATCGCATTCGGTGATCTCTTCGAAGCGCTGCACCTGATCGAAGCGTCGCAAGGTCGCCCGGGTACCGTGAACACCGCATTCGTGGAACGGTTGAACGCGACCCTCCGGACGTGGTTGCCGGCACTGGTCCGTCGCTCCCGGCATGCCGGGAGCGACGGCGAGCGACTGGAACGTCACTTCTTCCTGGTGTTGGCGGCGTACAACCTCATTCGTCCACATCGGTCACTTCGGGTGCAGGTGAATGGTCGGTGGGTGGATCGAACGCCGGGGATGGCCGCAGGTGTGACGGATCACGCCTGGACGGTCGCGGAACTGCTCCGCTATCGGATCGAACCGTTTGTTGAAGCCGCATGA